The following coding sequences are from one Perognathus longimembris pacificus isolate PPM17 chromosome 13, ASM2315922v1, whole genome shotgun sequence window:
- the LOC125361784 gene encoding olfactory receptor 4P4-like: MLMNDVFPGECKTFSQGWTMGNRNNVTFFLLLGLSQNKNIEVFCFVLFLFCYLAIWVGNVLIMISITCTQLMDQPMYFFLNCLSLSDLCYTSTVTPKLMTDLLAERKTISYNNCMVQLFSTHLFGGIEIFILTAMAYDRYVAICKPLHYPVLMSRQRCHAIILICCTGGLAHSASQFLLTIFLPFCGPNEIDHYFCDMYPLLKLACAHTHVIGILVIANSGLIALVTFVVLMLSYFCILYTIRAYSAESRHKALSTCSSHITVVVLFFAPALFIYIRPNVTFPEDKVFALFYTIIAPMFNPLIYTLRNVEMKNAMRKVWCPQGLLTGK, from the coding sequence ATGCTCATGAATGATGTCTTCCCAGGTGAATGCAAAACATTTTCACAAGGCTGGACCATGGGCAACAGGAATAATGtcaccttctttcttctcctgggaCTTTCTCAAAACAAGAACATTGAAGTCTTCTGTTTTGTATTATTTCTATTCTGCTACCTAGCTATTTGGGTGGGAAATGTGCTCATCATGATTTCCATCACCTGCACTCAGCTAATGGACcaacccatgtacttcttcctcaatTGCCTCTCCCTGTCAGACCTCTGCTACACCTCCACCGTGACACCAAAGCTAATGACTGATCTACTGGCGGAAAGGAAGACTATATCCTACAACAACTGCATGGTGCAGCTCTTTTCCACCCACTTATTCGGAGGCATTGAGATCTTCATTCTCACAgcgatggcctatgaccgctatgtggccatctgtaaACCCCTGCACTACCCGGTCCTCATGAGCAGGCAGAGGTGTCACGCAATCATCCTCATCTGTTGTACTGGAGGACTTGCACACTCAGCCAGCCAGTTTCTCCTCACCATCTTCCTGCCATTCTGCGGCCCCAATGAGATAGATCACTACTTCTGCGACATGTACCCTTTGCTGAAATTAgcctgtgcgcacacacacgtgatAGGTATCTTAGTCATCGCTAATTCAGGCTTGATTGCTTTGGTGACGTTCGTGGTGTTGATGCTGTCTTATTTCTGTATATTGTACACCATCAGGGCCTACTCTGCGGAGAGCCGCCACAAGGCACTCTCCACTTGCAGTTCTCACATAACTGTGGTAGTCCTGTTTTTCGCACCAGCTTTATTCATTTACATTAGACCCAACGTAACCTTCCCGGAGGACAAAGTGTTCGCTCTTTTCTACACCATCATCGCTCCCATGTTCAACCCTCTGATCTACACACTAAGGAACGTGGAGATGAAGAACGCCATGAGGAAAGTTTGGTGTCCTCAAGGGCTCTTGACTGGAAAATAA